The Anaerolineae bacterium sequence CGGGAAAACCAACCACGGAGCCAGTTCTCTGACAATGGGGGAAGACCTCAGAATATGAAAAGCCTTCGGGGTTATAGATGCCGCCCATCACATCGGCTATGGCGATGACTTTGACGCCCAGCAGTTCTTCCGCGAGCTTATGGGCGAAGGAGCCGACGTTGCCATAGCCCTGGAGGGCCATGGTGGCGCCCCGCACGTTCATCCCCAGCACTTTAGCCGCCTCCAAGATGCAGTACATACCGCCGCGCGCCGTGGCATCCCCGCGCCCCTCGGAACCGCCCAGGGGCAAGGGCTTGCCGGTGATGATACCAGGACAGTGGGAGCCGGTGATCACCTCATATTCATCCAGCATCCAGGCCATGATCTGTGGGTTGGTATAGACATCGGGCGCCGGCACGTCCTTATCCGGCCCGATGATGCGGGCCACCTGGCGGATGTAACCGCGGCTCAGGCGCTCCAGCTCGCCCTGGGACATCTCCTTCGGGTTGCAGATGATGCCGCCCTTGCCGCCGCCCAGGGGGATATCCACCACGGCGGTCTTCCAGGTCATCCAGGCCGCCAGGGCGCGCACGGTATCAATGGTCTCCTCGGGGTGGAAGCGGATGCCGCCTTTCGCCGGCCCGCGCGCATCATTGTACTGTACGCGAAAGCCCTTGAACACCTTGACCGTGCCATCGTCCATGCGCACCGGGATGGTGACATGCAGTTCGCGCATGGGTTCTCGCAGGAGCGCATGCACACCGGGGTCCAGGCGGAGGATCTGCGCGGCCATATCCAACTGGCGCTGAGCGATTTCGAAGGGATTCGGTTTCTCTGGCATAGTGGGTCTCCCTTTTCTGAAAATGATGGTATTGCCTCTTTACAATATCTCAATATACTGTATCCCAACTGCCTCGTCGCACACACAGCACCGCCCGTTCCTCTTTTTTGGATAGAGAACGGGCGGCAAAGCGGCGGCTGTCGCGTCATATCCGTAAATTCAGGCGCCGTTGCCTGCCCGGCCCAAATTATACCACCTCAGGGGAAAGATTCCAAATTATTCCCCTTTTAGTGAACGGCGGAGCAATTCGCCGGCAAGTTTTGGATTGGCCTTGCCGCGCGTGGCCCGCATCACCTGGCCAAGCAGGAAGCTGAGCACCTGTTCCTTGCCCTTCAGGTACTGCTGGACCGGCTCCGGGTTCTGCTCGATCACCTGTTGTACCACGCGCAGAAGCTCGTCCGCGTCGGAGATCTGGGCCAGGCCCTTCTCCTGGACGATGTCCTGGGGCCGCCGGCCGGTTTGGAACATCTCGTCGAAGACCAGCTTGGCGGTGTTCAGGTTAATGGTGTTGGCGTCCACCATCTTCAGCAGTTCCGCCAGATGCGCCGGCGTGATCTTCACCTGCGTCACCGGCGTCTCGGTGGCCTTCAGCAGGCGGAACAGCTCCCCGCTGATCCAGTGGCAGACCTTGACCGGGTCCCCATATTCCCTCACACAGGCCTCATAATAATCGGCGATCTCGCGCTCCGCCACCAGCACCGCCGCGTCCTTGGGGTCCAGGCCGTACTCGCGCGCAAAGCGCTCCTGCTTGGCATCGGGCAGTTCCACCAGCCGCGAGCGAATCTCCTCCAGCCACTCCGGCGAGATGTACAGCGGCGGCAGGTCCGGCTCGGGGAAATAGCGGTAGTCGTGGGCCTCTTCTTTGCTCCGCTGGACGAAGGTCACGTTGCGCTGTTCGTCCCAGCCGACGGTGACCTGTCGGACGCGCTCACCGCGCTCCAGGAGCTCGGTCTGGCGGGCGATCTCGTACTCCAGGGCCAGTTTGACGGAGCGGAAGGAGTTGAGGTTTTTGATCTCGACCTTAGTGCCCCATTCCTGGGAGCCCGCCGGCCGCAGGGAGATGTTGGCCTCACAGCGCATGGCCCCCTCTTCCATGTTGCCGGTGCACACACCCAGGTAGCGCAGGATCTGCTGGAGCTTGATGAGGTATTGGCGCGCCTCTTCGGGGGTGCGCATATCCGGCCGGCTGACGATCTCCATCAGCGGCACGCCGGAGCGGTTCACATCGATCAAGCTGTACTCGCCGACATGGGTCAGCTTGGCGGTGTCCTCCTCCAGGTGCACGCGGATAATGCCGATGCGCTTGCTCACGCCGTCCACATCAATGTTCAGCCAGCCGTCGTAGCACAGCGGCTCCTCGTACTGGGAAATCTGATAGCCTTTCATCAGGTCCGGGTAGGGATAGTTCTTGCGGGCAAAGCGCGAGAACTCGGCGATCTTGCAGTTGAGCGCCAG is a genomic window containing:
- a CDS encoding Glu/Leu/Phe/Val dehydrogenase; protein product: MPEKPNPFEIAQRQLDMAAQILRLDPGVHALLREPMRELHVTIPVRMDDGTVKVFKGFRVQYNDARGPAKGGIRFHPEETIDTVRALAAWMTWKTAVVDIPLGGGKGGIICNPKEMSQGELERLSRGYIRQVARIIGPDKDVPAPDVYTNPQIMAWMLDEYEVITGSHCPGIITGKPLPLGGSEGRGDATARGGMYCILEAAKVLGMNVRGATMALQGYGNVGSFAHKLAEELLGVKVIAIADVMGGIYNPEGFSYSEVFPHCQRTGSVVGFPGARSITNEELLEMDVDILVPAALEGVITEKNAGNVKARIVAELANGPTTPEADEILYQNGVYVIPDFLCNAGGVTVSYFEQVQNAYNFYWSLEEVHQRLYQKMTAAFHAVHDMAQKHKVNNRMGAYLVAVARVAEAVRLRGWA
- the gatB gene encoding Asp-tRNA(Asn)/Glu-tRNA(Gln) amidotransferase subunit GatB → MEYEAIIGLEVHAQLLTRSKMFCGCSADYAAAPPNTHVCPVCLGMPGVLPVINKRAVEYTIMTGLALNCKIAEFSRFARKNYPYPDLMKGYQISQYEEPLCYDGWLNIDVDGVSKRIGIIRVHLEEDTAKLTHVGEYSLIDVNRSGVPLMEIVSRPDMRTPEEARQYLIKLQQILRYLGVCTGNMEEGAMRCEANISLRPAGSQEWGTKVEIKNLNSFRSVKLALEYEIARQTELLERGERVRQVTVGWDEQRNVTFVQRSKEEAHDYRYFPEPDLPPLYISPEWLEEIRSRLVELPDAKQERFAREYGLDPKDAAVLVAEREIADYYEACVREYGDPVKVCHWISGELFRLLKATETPVTQVKITPAHLAELLKMVDANTINLNTAKLVFDEMFQTGRRPQDIVQEKGLAQISDADELLRVVQQVIEQNPEPVQQYLKGKEQVLSFLLGQVMRATRGKANPKLAGELLRRSLKGE